The following coding sequences are from one Humulus lupulus chromosome X, drHumLupu1.1, whole genome shotgun sequence window:
- the LOC133806221 gene encoding uncharacterized protein LOC133806221 — translation MFQMLQTVGQFSGMPTEDPHLHLRLFIEVSDSFKLPGVTEDALRLNLFPYSLRDRARAWLNSLPSDSVSTSQELAERFLMKYFPPTKNAKLRNEITSFQQLDEESLYEAWERFKELLRKCPHHGIPHCIQMETFYNGLNAHTRMVVDASVNGALLAKSYNERPTSRLYTGRKVAGIHDVDAITSLAAQVSSISNMLKTMNMGMNQSMGQPMGTQMGQMESISCVYCGEGHTFDNCPSNLATVCYMGNQNRNGPYSNSYNPSWGQHPNFLWSNQGVGPINPSMPPRPNFPPGYPPQAQQQRPQQQTMQSSSLKNMLKEYIVNNEAMIQSQAVSLRNLENQVGQLSNELINRPHGTLPSDTENPRSMGKENCKAVTLRSGKELEKDKTESGHEDEPSSIQINEELQKDVELPSAQKSASAQNVAGMP, via the exons ATGTTCCAGATGCTTCAAACTGTGGGTCAGTTTAGTGGGATGCCAAcagaggatcctcaccttcacctTCGCTTGTTCATTGAAGTAAGTGACTCTTTCAAGCTGCCCGGAGTGACAGAGGATGCATTGAGACTAAATTTGTTCCCATACTCCTTGAGAGATAGAGCCAGAGCTTGGTTGAACTCCTTGCCATCTGATTCTGTGAGTACTTCGCAAGAGTTGGCTGAGCGGTTTTTGATGAAGTATTTTCCTCCCACTAAAAATGCCAAGCTTCGCAATGAGATTACTTCATTTCAACAACTTGATGAAGAATCCTTATATGAGGCATGGGAGCGGTTTAAGGAGTTGTTACGCAAATGCCCTCACCATGGCATTCCTCATTGCATCCAAATGGAGACCTTCTATAACGGTCTTAACGCTCATACTAGGATGGTGGTTGATGCTTCAGTGAATGGGGCTCTTCTTGCTAAGTcctataatgag cGGCCCACTTCTAGATTGTATACCGGTAGAAAGGTGGCCGGTATTCATGATGTAGATGCCATCACTTCTTTGGCGGCCCAAGTATCTTCTATTTCTAATATGCTCAAGACAATGAATATGGGGATGAATCAATCAATGGGGCAGCCTATGGGGACACAAATGGGGCAAATGGAGAGCATTTCTTGTGTGTATTGTGGTGAGGGTCATACTTTTGATAACTGTCCTTCTAATCTGGCAACTGTATGTTATATGGGGAACCAAAATAGGAATGGTCCTTATTCTAATTCCTACAACCCATCATGGGGGCAACACCCCAATTTTTTATGGAGTAATCAAGGAGTTGGCCCTATTAATCCTTCGATGCCTCCAAGACCAAATTTTCCACCAGGTTACCCCCCTCAAGCACAACAACAAAGACCACAACAACAAACAATGCAATCTAGCTCTCTTAAGAACATGTTGAAGGAATATATAGTGAATAATGAAGCCATGATTCAGAGCCAAGCGGTTTCATTGAGGAACTTAGAAAACCAAGTTGGGCAACTATCtaatgagcttataaatagaccCCACGGTACACTGCCAAGTGATACCGAGAATCCAAGGAGTATGGGGAAGGAAAATTGTAAAGctgtcactttgaggagtggaaaAGAGTTGGAGAAGGACAAGACCGAGTCTGGGCATGAGGATGAGCCTTcttcaatccaaataaatgaggaaCTCCAAAAAGATGTTGAACTTCCTAGTGCACAAAAATCTGCCTCTGCCCAGAATGTTGCAGGGATGCCGTAG